One Vibrio gazogenes genomic region harbors:
- a CDS encoding carbohydrate porin, with product MRALKLISACIAVGLPIISHSAFADDGFRFSGYARYGAAFQDKDEKKVSTAGALNGNATGRLGNESNGGEFGLSKGFTSDLGDQWDIVVMFDHYSDEPWATPGTGGLKVKKAYASVTNFIDAQPELKVWAGRDFHQRPQTGLNDYFWMTHDGQGAGFYNLNLGGVKLDFGAVSQVDSDLVGDNGKYAVTSKVHGINLFDDASLAFYANYGFTSKKAQGKSYYGTRAYQLAADISMSGHHLLFRYADNAKDSVFELTKDQRAWLASFDGATNISEQAAVEYLAAYQFLDVAGIEDRANYNVIVRPTYNWDSINSTWLEAGYSVVDYKDINAKNSSWKLTLSQNIVIGSPMAARPMLRFYTTVGKADNEYVGFDTKTGNMQSTQLDTLTVGAMFEAWW from the coding sequence ATGAGAGCATTGAAATTAATTTCTGCATGTATTGCAGTGGGTTTACCAATTATATCTCATTCAGCTTTTGCTGATGACGGATTCAGATTTTCTGGATATGCGCGTTATGGTGCAGCTTTTCAGGATAAGGATGAAAAGAAAGTCTCAACAGCGGGTGCGTTGAATGGTAACGCAACCGGGCGGCTGGGGAACGAGAGTAATGGTGGGGAGTTTGGTTTATCAAAAGGGTTCACCAGTGATCTTGGCGATCAATGGGATATTGTGGTGATGTTTGACCACTATTCTGATGAACCTTGGGCGACACCTGGAACCGGTGGTCTCAAAGTCAAAAAAGCGTATGCGAGTGTCACCAACTTTATTGATGCGCAACCTGAATTAAAGGTATGGGCCGGGCGAGATTTCCATCAGCGCCCACAGACGGGTCTGAATGACTATTTCTGGATGACGCATGATGGACAAGGTGCCGGATTTTATAATCTGAATCTGGGTGGCGTAAAACTCGACTTCGGTGCTGTCAGTCAAGTTGATAGCGATCTGGTCGGTGATAACGGCAAATATGCAGTGACGTCAAAAGTACACGGTATCAACTTGTTTGATGATGCGTCGCTGGCGTTTTATGCTAACTACGGTTTTACATCGAAGAAAGCACAAGGAAAGTCTTATTATGGTACCAGGGCGTATCAGTTAGCGGCTGATATCTCGATGTCGGGTCATCACCTCCTTTTCCGTTATGCTGATAATGCGAAAGATAGTGTATTTGAGTTGACTAAAGATCAGCGCGCTTGGTTAGCCAGTTTTGACGGTGCGACCAATATTTCTGAGCAAGCTGCTGTCGAGTACCTTGCCGCATACCAGTTTTTAGATGTGGCAGGTATTGAAGACCGGGCAAACTATAATGTGATTGTGCGACCTACCTATAATTGGGATAGTATTAATTCTACTTGGTTAGAAGCGGGCTATAGCGTTGTTGATTATAAAGATATTAATGCCAAAAACAGTTCATGGAAACTTACACTCTCTCAAAATATTGTGATTGGTTCTCCAATGGCCGCTCGTCCAATGTTGCGTTTTTATACCACGGTCGGTAAAGCAGACAATGAATATGTTGGCTTCGATACTAAGACAGGTAATATGCAATCGACTCAGTTAGACACACTGACAGTCGGTGCGATGTTTGAAGCTTGGTGGTAA
- a CDS encoding putative glycoside hydrolase codes for MKQITAKSLILSLTPMILAGCNFEKNIDHIDVSKKSNDLVLLGTGSSSDISPWIQSEKDAWNLMAVTESQTSTSTMSAALSNGIVDVQVSGSGSNILMMQSASGIDVSQYKSGYIQFKIRPKSTPPSAITVSIDNEWPVRSSLVLSGKLADDRNWQTLAVPVACMKPFDGAKAVDLSQVKNPFHLDVKEAFNYEITDISYRLTTDQTPVVDSVTCADAAAKNSVNQAPDLVAGDTALFYSGDITKAQDLSSAYPPNDFSGNVESVNNVIAVSFSKNNGMFLGADDSKSDFSSHATDVVTVDMKVKSYGESGSIQARMDGQTADTGTFFSLDSSVLPADDKWYRCQMLVSSMIPTSNLTSVKKALYLSGVWDQMKDLEFSFANVAVIKPRKDYNASKPCIAL; via the coding sequence ATGAAACAAATAACAGCGAAATCCCTAATTTTATCACTTACACCGATGATTCTTGCCGGGTGTAACTTTGAAAAGAATATTGACCATATCGATGTCAGTAAAAAAAGTAATGATTTAGTCCTATTAGGTACGGGTTCAAGTAGTGATATATCACCTTGGATTCAATCTGAAAAAGATGCTTGGAACCTTATGGCGGTGACTGAAAGTCAAACCAGCACCTCAACGATGAGTGCCGCATTAAGCAATGGTATCGTTGATGTTCAGGTTTCCGGATCAGGTAGCAATATATTGATGATGCAATCGGCATCTGGAATAGACGTGAGTCAATATAAGTCGGGTTATATCCAATTTAAGATTCGGCCGAAGAGTACCCCCCCATCTGCGATAACCGTCTCGATTGATAATGAGTGGCCGGTCAGAAGCAGTCTGGTTTTATCCGGTAAGTTGGCGGATGACCGTAACTGGCAAACGCTCGCGGTGCCGGTTGCATGTATGAAACCTTTTGATGGGGCGAAGGCGGTTGATTTGAGTCAGGTCAAGAATCCCTTCCATCTTGATGTGAAAGAAGCCTTTAATTACGAGATTACCGATATTTCCTATCGGCTAACTACCGATCAAACACCGGTTGTCGATTCCGTTACCTGTGCTGATGCTGCGGCAAAAAATAGTGTCAACCAAGCCCCGGATTTGGTTGCAGGGGATACTGCATTATTTTATTCAGGGGATATAACCAAAGCACAAGATTTGAGTAGTGCTTATCCACCTAATGATTTCAGCGGTAATGTTGAGAGTGTCAATAATGTCATTGCTGTATCGTTCAGTAAGAATAATGGGATGTTCTTAGGCGCTGATGATTCTAAAAGTGATTTTTCTTCCCATGCAACGGATGTCGTGACCGTTGATATGAAAGTCAAGAGTTATGGGGAATCAGGCAGTATTCAAGCCCGAATGGATGGTCAGACGGCTGATACGGGTACATTCTTCTCGTTGGATAGTAGTGTGTTACCGGCAGACGATAAATGGTATCGGTGCCAGATGCTTGTTTCTTCAATGATCCCAACCTCCAATCTGACCTCAGTGAAAAAAGCACTTTATCTTTCTGGGGTATGGGATCAAATGAAGGATCTTGAATTTTCATTCGCCAATGTGGCAGTGATAAAACCGAGAAAAGATTATAACGCGAGTAAACCGTGTATTGCCTTGTAG
- a CDS encoding family 16 glycosylhydrolase: protein MMTTFRLVFQVILLNILFVSSSFALGWSGLNWSVSDGWRNGGSEFDCTWQAKNVWQESGVLILHAKNEGSYKSCSEVRTTQYYRRGRYEVEMQAAAVPGTISSFFTYTGQAGTSSHYEVDIELMGGTNLLHTNVWIGGRQFPLDIDLGQYGMSIWSMEKYAFTIDANGVTWEVFSRYNNSWVTVRRVNQRVTSYMQLFMNDWISANPNFPPSRYNGRPAYAKYRYVRVNRYD from the coding sequence ATGATGACAACATTCCGATTAGTTTTTCAGGTAATTTTATTAAATATTTTATTTGTATCTTCCAGTTTCGCTCTCGGTTGGAGTGGTTTGAATTGGTCTGTATCAGACGGCTGGAGAAATGGCGGCAGTGAGTTTGACTGTACATGGCAAGCCAAAAACGTATGGCAAGAATCCGGTGTTTTGATATTGCATGCGAAGAATGAAGGAAGTTATAAGAGTTGTTCAGAAGTGAGAACAACACAGTATTATCGGCGTGGTCGCTATGAAGTTGAAATGCAAGCCGCTGCTGTCCCCGGCACTATCAGTTCATTTTTTACCTACACTGGTCAAGCAGGAACATCCAGTCATTATGAAGTTGATATTGAGTTAATGGGTGGCACTAACTTATTGCATACCAATGTATGGATCGGTGGCCGACAGTTTCCATTAGATATTGATTTAGGTCAGTATGGTATGTCTATTTGGAGTATGGAAAAATATGCATTTACCATTGATGCGAATGGCGTAACATGGGAAGTATTTAGTCGCTATAACAATTCTTGGGTAACGGTCAGACGTGTTAATCAACGTGTGACAAGTTATATGCAATTATTTATGAATGACTGGATTAGTGCCAACCCTAATTTTCCACCTAGCCGTTATAATGGCCGTCCAGCCTATGCGAAATATAGATATGTAAGAGTAAATCGTTATGATTGA
- a CDS encoding glycoside hydrolase family 9 protein, translating into MNQKRLTIAAIISCGVIGLSGCSVKPASSNNHDNVHSENLLTNGHFSQGTDGWWAAGATLKSSDQMGCITFDKKGANPWDVILGQSGLALKKGEVYQIQFQAKAYQPIRVKTLVQHDGAPYTSYFLKDTALSPELKSFHYSFKPSANDDKVQLQFQMGKADPTTVCVKDISLSGPKYTKKANLSKVQVNQVGYFVDGPKRAVIATQKTSPLTWKLLDANNHEIAQGKTTPFGLNKASGEPVQIIDFSNVHKPVSNAVLEVDGQRSHPFAIDNSIYRKMKYDALSFFYQQRSGIDILPEYVQRKNLARPAGHLPEVVTCFNKTDAKGNDWPGCDFSLDVTGGWYDAGDQGKYVVNGGISVWTLMNYYEREKLAHPKQASAFADGKVKIPENHNKYNDLLDESRWMMSFMMAMQAPEHAKVWVPVGDQSKQLNHLKLTQIDAGGMVFHKVADDAWTGMPLPPHKDPKKRFLSYPTTAATLNLAATAAQCARVWKDTDPAFAKRCLVAAEKAWKAANLHKNVYAYDNFVGSGPYDDTQLGDEFYWAAAELFTTTGKKEYRDAIQSSPYYLTTPKGDANATGDLYWQGVSTAGTITLALVPNQLPKADKAKARANIIHTADMYLRAIAKEGYHIPYSATEYTWGSNSNFMNRSIFLGIAYDFTHDPKYADAVIDAMDYILGRNPLDQSYVSGYGSRPLMNPHHRFWAHSIDQNSPRVPPGVLSGGPNSISFSDPVASSMKGKCIGQTCWKDDIGAWTLNEVTVNWNAPFFWTASFLDDFRAHQ; encoded by the coding sequence ATGAATCAAAAGCGGTTAACTATCGCAGCTATTATTAGTTGCGGTGTTATAGGATTGAGTGGTTGTTCGGTGAAGCCCGCTTCATCTAACAATCATGACAATGTTCATTCAGAAAACTTACTCACCAATGGTCATTTTTCTCAAGGAACCGATGGATGGTGGGCCGCTGGTGCAACACTGAAATCAAGCGACCAAATGGGGTGTATTACCTTTGATAAAAAAGGTGCCAACCCTTGGGATGTCATTTTAGGCCAATCCGGACTGGCCCTGAAAAAGGGAGAAGTTTACCAAATTCAATTTCAGGCAAAGGCATACCAACCGATCCGAGTGAAAACTTTGGTTCAACATGATGGCGCCCCCTATACCAGCTACTTTCTCAAAGATACAGCCTTGAGTCCGGAACTGAAGTCATTCCACTATTCATTCAAACCTTCAGCCAACGATGATAAGGTGCAGCTTCAATTCCAAATGGGAAAGGCAGATCCGACGACTGTTTGTGTCAAAGATATCTCACTCTCCGGCCCTAAATACACCAAAAAAGCCAACCTCTCGAAGGTTCAGGTCAATCAAGTCGGTTACTTCGTTGATGGCCCTAAGCGTGCTGTGATTGCCACACAAAAGACATCACCGCTAACATGGAAACTGTTAGATGCCAACAACCATGAAATTGCTCAAGGAAAAACTACACCATTTGGCCTGAATAAAGCCTCCGGTGAGCCGGTGCAAATTATCGATTTCAGCAATGTTCACAAACCTGTCAGCAACGCAGTGCTAGAAGTTGATGGTCAACGTAGCCATCCCTTTGCGATTGATAACTCGATTTACCGAAAAATGAAATACGATGCGCTTTCTTTCTTCTATCAACAGCGGAGCGGCATTGATATTTTGCCCGAATATGTACAGCGCAAAAATCTGGCTCGTCCGGCCGGACATCTTCCCGAGGTTGTCACTTGTTTTAATAAAACCGATGCTAAAGGGAATGATTGGCCGGGATGTGATTTCTCTTTAGATGTGACCGGTGGATGGTATGACGCAGGGGATCAAGGGAAGTATGTTGTCAACGGTGGCATCTCCGTCTGGACCCTGATGAACTACTACGAACGAGAAAAACTGGCCCATCCTAAACAAGCCAGTGCGTTTGCTGACGGTAAGGTAAAAATCCCAGAAAATCACAATAAATACAACGACCTGTTAGATGAATCCAGATGGATGATGAGTTTCATGATGGCGATGCAAGCCCCTGAACATGCGAAAGTCTGGGTACCGGTTGGTGACCAATCGAAACAATTGAATCATCTGAAACTGACACAGATTGACGCCGGTGGGATGGTTTTCCACAAGGTTGCTGATGATGCATGGACAGGCATGCCACTGCCGCCTCACAAAGATCCCAAAAAACGTTTCTTAAGCTACCCAACCACCGCTGCAACACTCAATCTGGCGGCGACTGCCGCACAATGCGCACGGGTCTGGAAAGACACTGACCCAGCCTTTGCCAAACGGTGCCTTGTTGCAGCCGAAAAAGCATGGAAAGCCGCGAACTTACACAAAAATGTGTATGCTTACGACAACTTTGTTGGTTCTGGTCCATACGATGACACCCAATTAGGTGATGAATTCTACTGGGCTGCTGCTGAATTATTTACCACCACAGGTAAAAAAGAGTATCGGGATGCCATTCAGTCTTCACCCTATTACCTGACCACCCCTAAAGGGGATGCGAATGCAACCGGAGATCTCTACTGGCAAGGCGTCAGCACTGCGGGAACAATCACACTGGCACTGGTACCGAATCAGTTACCGAAGGCAGACAAGGCAAAAGCACGGGCGAATATTATTCATACTGCCGATATGTATCTGCGCGCAATTGCCAAAGAAGGTTACCACATTCCTTACAGTGCAACAGAGTATACATGGGGGTCGAACTCGAATTTCATGAACCGGAGTATCTTCTTAGGTATTGCTTATGACTTTACTCATGATCCGAAATACGCTGACGCAGTCATTGATGCCATGGACTACATTCTCGGACGCAATCCGCTTGATCAGTCTTATGTATCCGGTTATGGCAGTCGCCCGTTGATGAATCCGCACCATCGTTTCTGGGCGCACTCAATCGATCAGAATTCACCACGGGTACCACCCGGTGTGCTGTCTGGTGGCCCAAACTCGATCAGCTTCAGTGACCCTGTTGCATCATCGATGAAGGGGAAATGTATCGGACAGACGTGTTGGAAAGATGACATTGGTGCATGGACACTGAACGAAGTGACCGTCAACTGGAATGCGCCATTTTTCTGGACAGCGAGTTTCCTCGATGATTTCAGAGCACACCAATGA
- a CDS encoding LacI family DNA-binding transcriptional regulator, producing MDKTNKNMAPTAYEVAKLANVSPSTVSRYFNRTSYVSNDKTAKIEEAIRALGYKPHIHVGRFEKTRSMTIGVLVQNPDSPYTSSLLIDMEKVLAEHGYSLLISVNSWQATLISYSLDYLLKSNVDAVIIISGNVDKKLIQKCSEKIPVVAVGYNIEGERIKSISLDNTMGGYLATLHLIQLGHVNIAHIKGLADHDDAISRFEGYKKALDEAGIGFKDKLVVEGDFSIKTGYEKMVELIESKVYFSAVFAANDLTAYGVIRALNEYGFKVPDDVSVIGFDDLPISPYFTPSLTTLRQPLDELGAISARCILKLLSGETEVVRLPPISLITRDSTKSRYQ from the coding sequence ATGGATAAGACTAATAAGAACATGGCGCCTACCGCTTACGAAGTAGCGAAGCTTGCGAATGTATCCCCCAGTACCGTTTCCCGGTACTTTAACCGAACGTCTTATGTGTCCAATGACAAGACCGCCAAAATAGAAGAAGCGATTCGGGCGTTAGGGTATAAACCTCATATTCATGTTGGTCGCTTCGAAAAAACACGTTCGATGACAATTGGTGTGCTGGTACAAAACCCCGATAGTCCATATACCAGTAGTCTGCTGATAGATATGGAAAAGGTACTGGCCGAACATGGGTATTCACTCCTGATTTCCGTCAATAGCTGGCAGGCGACGTTAATTTCATACTCTTTAGATTATCTGCTTAAAAGCAATGTCGATGCGGTTATCATTATTTCCGGCAATGTTGATAAAAAGCTGATCCAGAAGTGCTCGGAGAAAATTCCGGTCGTTGCGGTCGGATACAATATTGAAGGGGAAAGAATTAAATCTATCTCTTTGGATAATACGATGGGAGGATATTTAGCAACACTGCATTTAATCCAGTTAGGCCATGTAAATATTGCTCATATCAAAGGGTTAGCAGATCATGATGATGCGATCTCACGGTTTGAAGGGTATAAAAAAGCACTCGATGAAGCCGGTATCGGATTCAAAGATAAACTCGTTGTCGAGGGTGATTTTAGTATCAAAACCGGATATGAGAAGATGGTCGAGCTGATTGAATCTAAAGTCTATTTTTCAGCCGTTTTTGCCGCGAATGACTTAACTGCCTATGGTGTCATTCGGGCGCTCAACGAGTATGGATTTAAAGTACCGGATGATGTTTCTGTCATCGGTTTTGATGATCTCCCCATTTCACCTTATTTTACGCCGTCGTTGACGACCTTACGACAGCCCTTAGATGAATTGGGTGCGATTAGTGCGCGATGCATTTTAAAGCTGTTAAGTGGTGAAACCGAAGTTGTCAGACTGCCACCAATTAGTTTAATTACCCGGGACTCCACGAAATCTCGTTATCAATAG
- a CDS encoding GH116 family glycosyl hydrolase has translation MNNKIPYTSYYGLASELCSQGEAVEFLQPWYKPVSTTPENTGMAVGGIGSTFTLTPKGETPNFSFIPGIYIDCSQEQINFNDFYISVMDDLDVDNLRIHHLEDLERFLTFYPVTVAGVELEIDNESNTLSRIKQGLRGLNFYLENQERFARWQIEFTEKTQRLIHQAPQALETQLWVAMEFFNGLLVNESAEVSSLASRRIADIDVVKSEDIHYQALYPIAQYEYTHFDEVKVRRKVVSPIMKGDEKLCSLPLHWNHFHLENRSGVTKLVTLAQPFDNLIGSTYQKSRQGVQDSSCSLVRNAIQQQHHAAKISDEQQQFIGVSLTSDSPYQSDIEGEVLYGVVANHADLNSGKVTITVKPTLYGSQLDDVLVAALNIGRTNRYFDSGTYTGREPLSALVVVQVELQPGESLDLRFLQVMDHSKIWLDNWHSEKAYSRFFPARDRATLMATEMLSQLESIEERIIRQQIALYDSVAQQMKARESAVSFSTMAMNTLSFLAESTVWDCHDRFLVKECVDYPFFNSLDVYFYGSFAILYLLPRLDGKVMEAFAQAILSEDETPRRYWEYAERPFADVSDDKYLGVRAVYGAVIHDLGSPFDIQPDAYSWHNVKEWKDLAPKFILMVYRHYQETGNHAIIEACWPAVQESINYLSSLIEPGDTLPLVHGTDDTFDNLSSHGVAIYCASLWVAGLQVASQLAQMMGEQQLSSEYQQRADAALETLEQSLWDEQKGYYHFSATPIQVKHLTGQDYQPLQQLGLTLSGDRVADARLLNDYLNRVDQHSEPSRFEQRLDKKQQLLTIAPLAFSQEYHAMAMDSDNSFGDALVADTYLKLMGMDGLFRPDRVNRTLDFIYQTNYLENSPHLGVANMTLADGAPHDAFQAQDVWGGVQFSVASALKLAGKYDQAETLLKTVYDTLYHSAKIPFAAPEGFNGSARVTASDLQMLLPLNEAEANQCLQCLKSVHAMLEDGRVSPTLRAEKAEFMRGFVDKGLDETQVEALYAWLIRQSMKYTAGRYFRPGMIFSYIYR, from the coding sequence ATGAATAACAAAATACCCTATACAAGTTATTATGGGCTTGCGAGTGAACTCTGTAGTCAGGGCGAAGCCGTTGAGTTTCTTCAACCGTGGTATAAGCCCGTTTCGACCACGCCAGAAAATACGGGAATGGCTGTCGGTGGCATTGGCTCGACATTTACACTGACCCCAAAAGGTGAGACCCCGAATTTCAGTTTTATTCCCGGTATCTATATTGACTGTTCCCAAGAACAAATTAATTTTAATGATTTTTATATATCCGTCATGGATGATCTTGATGTTGATAATCTCCGCATCCATCATCTTGAGGATTTAGAGCGGTTCCTGACATTTTATCCCGTCACTGTTGCTGGTGTTGAGCTCGAAATCGATAATGAATCTAATACGTTATCAAGAATTAAACAGGGTCTGCGTGGGTTAAATTTCTATCTTGAGAATCAGGAACGATTTGCACGTTGGCAGATTGAATTTACCGAGAAAACTCAGCGTTTAATTCACCAAGCACCTCAGGCACTGGAAACTCAGCTCTGGGTCGCGATGGAGTTTTTTAATGGGTTATTGGTCAACGAGTCAGCCGAAGTATCCTCTCTGGCGTCTCGTCGCATCGCTGATATTGATGTCGTAAAATCAGAAGATATTCACTATCAAGCCTTATACCCGATTGCACAGTATGAGTACACCCACTTTGATGAGGTGAAAGTACGCCGTAAAGTGGTGTCACCGATCATGAAAGGGGATGAAAAACTGTGTTCTCTGCCGCTGCACTGGAATCACTTCCATTTAGAAAACCGTTCCGGGGTCACCAAGTTAGTCACGTTAGCGCAGCCTTTTGATAACCTGATTGGTTCCACCTATCAGAAAAGCCGTCAAGGTGTTCAGGATTCATCATGTTCACTGGTTCGCAACGCGATTCAGCAGCAGCATCACGCCGCAAAAATAAGTGATGAACAGCAACAGTTTATTGGCGTGAGTTTAACCAGTGATTCTCCATATCAATCAGATATTGAAGGGGAAGTTTTATATGGGGTTGTGGCAAATCACGCCGATCTGAATTCGGGTAAAGTCACGATTACCGTGAAGCCGACCCTGTATGGCTCGCAGTTGGATGATGTGTTAGTTGCGGCATTAAATATCGGGCGCACCAATCGCTATTTTGACAGTGGGACTTACACCGGGCGCGAACCCCTGTCAGCCTTAGTGGTTGTTCAAGTCGAATTACAGCCCGGAGAGTCGCTGGATTTAAGATTTTTACAAGTGATGGATCACAGTAAAATTTGGTTGGACAACTGGCATTCCGAAAAGGCCTATAGCCGCTTTTTCCCGGCACGTGACAGAGCGACACTGATGGCGACCGAAATGCTGTCGCAACTGGAGTCGATTGAAGAACGCATCATCCGGCAACAAATCGCGCTCTATGACTCGGTTGCCCAACAGATGAAAGCACGCGAGAGCGCGGTCAGCTTTTCCACCATGGCGATGAATACCTTATCGTTTCTTGCGGAGTCAACGGTTTGGGACTGTCATGATCGGTTTTTAGTCAAAGAATGTGTGGATTACCCATTTTTCAATTCGCTGGATGTCTATTTCTATGGTTCTTTTGCGATTCTTTATCTGTTGCCACGTTTAGATGGCAAAGTCATGGAAGCATTTGCGCAGGCCATTTTGTCTGAGGATGAGACACCTCGACGTTATTGGGAGTATGCCGAACGGCCTTTTGCTGATGTGAGTGATGATAAGTATCTAGGGGTTCGTGCTGTTTACGGTGCCGTTATTCATGATTTAGGGAGCCCGTTTGATATCCAGCCGGATGCTTATAGCTGGCATAACGTTAAAGAATGGAAAGACCTCGCACCTAAATTTATTTTAATGGTTTATCGTCATTATCAGGAGACCGGCAATCACGCGATCATTGAGGCTTGCTGGCCTGCGGTGCAAGAAAGTATCAATTATTTGTCTTCTTTGATTGAACCCGGTGACACATTGCCATTAGTGCATGGAACCGATGATACCTTTGATAATCTCTCTTCACATGGTGTTGCCATTTACTGTGCGAGTTTGTGGGTTGCAGGGCTTCAGGTGGCGAGTCAATTAGCCCAAATGATGGGAGAGCAACAACTCTCAAGCGAATATCAACAACGTGCGGATGCCGCTCTTGAAACCTTAGAACAGAGTTTGTGGGATGAGCAAAAAGGTTATTACCATTTCTCTGCAACCCCGATTCAAGTGAAACACCTGACAGGGCAAGATTATCAGCCTCTCCAACAGTTAGGTCTGACGTTATCGGGTGATCGTGTGGCCGATGCCCGGCTCTTGAATGACTATCTCAATCGTGTCGATCAACACAGTGAACCGTCTCGGTTTGAACAGCGATTGGATAAGAAACAGCAGCTTTTAACGATTGCTCCGCTGGCATTCAGCCAGGAATATCACGCCATGGCGATGGATTCTGATAATAGTTTCGGTGATGCGTTAGTCGCAGATACGTATTTGAAACTGATGGGGATGGATGGGCTATTTCGTCCGGATCGGGTCAATCGGACACTCGATTTTATCTACCAAACCAATTACCTAGAAAACAGTCCCCATTTGGGGGTTGCAAATATGACCCTGGCTGACGGCGCACCGCATGATGCTTTCCAGGCTCAGGATGTCTGGGGGGGTGTCCAGTTTAGTGTCGCGAGTGCGCTTAAATTAGCCGGAAAATATGATCAGGCCGAAACGTTATTGAAGACTGTTTATGATACGTTGTATCACTCCGCCAAAATTCCGTTTGCAGCACCGGAAGGATTCAATGGATCTGCCCGCGTGACCGCCAGTGATTTACAGATGTTACTTCCGCTGAATGAGGCAGAGGCAAACCAGTGCCTACAGTGTTTAAAATCGGTTCATGCGATGCTTGAAGACGGGCGTGTTAGTCCGACGCTTCGTGCTGAGAAAGCGGAATTCATGCGTGGATTTGTCGATAAGGGGCTAGATGAGACACAGGTTGAAGCACTTTATGCGTGGCTCATCAGACAAAGTATGAAATATACCGCAGGTCGTTATTTTAGACCGGGGATGATTTTTTCTTATATTTATCGTTAA